The following nucleotide sequence is from Alkalihalobacillus sp. LMS39.
CTTCGTTAAATGCAAATTAACCGTTGTTATTAATACAGTGGTGAGGGACAAAATAAGGACAAAACGAGGAGAAAATGAAGCGAAAGTGTCCTTCATAAAGGCGATGAAGGACAAAACGAGGAGAAAACGAAGCGAAAGTGTCTTTCATAAAGGCGATGAAGGACAAAGTGAGGAGAAAACGAAGCGAAAGTGTCCTTCATAAAGGCGATGAAGGACAAAACGAGGAGAAAATGAAGCGAAAGTGTCTTTCATAAAGGAGATGAAGGACAAAGTGAGGAGAAAACGAAGCGAAAGTGTCCTTCATAAAGGTGATGAAGGACAAAACGAGGAGAAAACGAAGCAAAAGTGTCCTTCATACAAATGAGATGGGTCCCCTGGAAAGAAGTGTCTAATAGGAGGTTCTATTAGACAAAACGAGTGCAAAACCGGAGAGAAGTGTCCAAAAGCTTCTATCAGCTATGTTTGTTTAGTGTAAACTTGTGGAAGAGATATGTTTTCTGAGTATTATAAAGGCGTACATGGAGTAGAGTACAGGCTTTCAGATTTGCAGGAAACAAAAAAGGACTGAGTGAGGTGGGTTTCCTCACTCAGTTTTTCTTAAAAGAGGGAGTATAAAAATCTTGGTGTAGCAGTGATGCTTTGAAAGCTTAACCTAGAAGAGCGAAGGATTAAGCACTTCGCTTGAAACGAAAAGACACTCCCGCGTTTTTCTTAATTAACGGGTCTGCTTATACAAAAACTGATAAAAACTCAAAAGTTTCTACAAAATTCATGTAAATGTTATTGTATTTTCAGTAATGAACTGGTAAGTTTTACATAGGATAATGATGGTACTCCTTCAAATAAATTTAAAAAAACTGAAACGAGAAAGTAACATAATCCGTATTACATAATAAGCAAAAAAAATATGAATGGGTAGAGGTGGTTGTAATGTTCCAATTTTTTCGAAGAATGAAAACGTTAGTAAGCTCTGAAGTCAATAATATGATTGATAAAGCAGAAGACCCGGTAAAAATGGTCGATGAATATTTACGTGAAATGGAAAGTGAAATTGCAGAAATGGAAAGCACAACAGCGAAAATAATTGCAGAAGAAAAATTACTAGCTCGAAAAAAAGAAGATACAGCTAAGTTAGCGGACACTCGAGAAGAACAAGCATTAAAAGCGTTAGAAGAAAGCAATGAGGATTTAGCTAGAAGAATTTTACTAGAAAAAAAGAGAGCAGAAACAGAGCATGCTGAAATCTCACAGTTACATGAAAACTCATTGCAGCAAGTTGAGGATTTAAAAACAAAGCTAAACGAAATGAAACATGAATACAGTGAAATGAAGCATAAGCGTGTCACATTGGTTGCACGTGCTGAAGCTGCGAAGGCAAAAGCACAAGCAAATCGTTTAATGTCTTCAGTGGAGTCTGGAAGTGCAAAACGAGGTTTTAACCGAATGGAAGAAAAAATAATGAGACAAGAAGCAGAAGCCGATGCAAGTGAAGAGCTTCGCGAAACGAACCAAAGCTTGGACAACGAAATTAAAGAACTTGATAAAAGGACAGAGGTTGATGCTGAATTAGCCCGTTTACGAGAGAAACTTACACAAAAGGATGAGACGAAAGGTTAGATAATATGGAGATACTTGGATATTCCTTACAGTTTATATATTTAGTAGGACTTATTATAGGTGGAGTCCTAACACTTCTTTATATTTTACTTGGAGATATAATCGAAGGAATATTCGAGTTTATCCCAGATGGTATTTTTAACCCAAGTCTAGTTCTATCGTTTATTTCAGTTTTAAGTGCAACAGGTTATTTACTTGAGCGCTTCACGGCAATGAATAGCTTTCTTATTTTATTTATTTCAGGAGGTGGGGCGCTTTTATTTGTTACGTTACTTAATATTTTCATTTTTATCCCATTATCCAATGCGGAAGAATCGCTTGCCTACTCTGATGAAGACTTAAAAGGAAGAATTGGTAAAGTCATTTTAACGATTCCGAAAGATGGAGTTGGAGAAGTGTTAATTGAAAGCAAGACTCAACGCATTTCTAAATCAGCTAGAAGTTTTGACAATATAGACATTCCTTTTGAAACAGATGTACTCGTTATTGATGTAAAAGAAGGCGTCTTATATGTAACTGTTCATGAACAAATTGTGTAAATGAATCGAGGAGGAAGAGTATGGAAGTCATTATGATTGTTGTTGGTGTTGTCGTCGTCATTTTAATTGCATTAATAGGTGTATTTGTATCGAAGTATCGTACTGCAGGACCTGACGAAGCACTTATCGTAACAGGAAGTTATTTAGGAAAGAAAAATGTTAATGTGGACGAAGCAGGGAACCGCATCAAAATCGTTCGTGGGGGCGGTACTTTTATTTTACCTGTGTTCCAACAAGCAAAACCATTAAGCTTGTTATCTAGTAAACTAGATGTTCAAACTCCTGAAGTGTATACAGAACAAGGGGTACCTGTAATGGCGGATGGAACAGCGATTATTAAAATTGGTAGTTCTATCGGTGAAATTGCAACCGCTGCTGAGCAATTTTTAGGAAAAACAAAAGCAGATAGAGAGCAAGAGGCAAAAGAAGTACTAGAAGGACATTTACGTTCCATTTTAGGTTCGATGACGGTCGAAGAAATTTACCGAAACCGAGAGAAATTTTCACAAGAAGTACAAAAGGTAGCATCATATGATTTGGCAAAAATGGGGTTAGTCATTGTCTCGTTTACAATCAAAGATGTACGCGATTCAAACGGTTATCTTGATTCTTTAGGGAAACCGAGAATTGCGCAAGTCAAACGTGATGCTGATATTGCGACAGCTGAGGCAGTGAAAGAAACAAGAATTAAGCAAGCCGAAGCTGAAAAAGAAGCGAAAAAGTCAGAGTTAGAACGAGCAACAGAAATTGCAGAGGCAGAAAAAAGCAATCAGTTAAAAATTGCAGAATATCGTCAAGAACAAGACCGTGCAAGAGCTCGTGCTGACCAATCTTATCATTTAGAAGAAGCTCGTTCAAAACAAGAAGTAACAGAACAACAAATGCAAATTCAAATTATCGAACGTCAAAAGCAAATTGAGTTAGAAGAAAAAGAGATTCTACGTCGTGAAAAGCAATATGATTCGGAAGTGAAGAAAAAAGCAGATGCCGACCGTTATGCGGTTGAGCAAAGTGCAGAAGCTGAAAAACGCAAGCAGCTGGCAGAGGCAGATGCAAACAAATATCGAATCGAAGCAATGGCCAAAGCCGAAGCAGAAAAAATCCGTATTGACGGGTTAGCGAGAGCTGAAGCAGAGAAAGCGCAAGGGGAATCTGAAGCTGAAGTTATTCGTTTAAAAGGTTTGGCAGAAGCCGAAGCAAAAGAGAAAATTGCAGAAGCATACGAGCAATATGGAGAAGCTGCAATGCTCGATATGATTTTACAAATGTTACCTTCTTACGCAAAAGAAATTGCAAGCCCATTAGCGAATATTGATAAGATTACAGTTGTTGACACAGGTGGAAATGGCAGCAACAGTGGGGCAAATAAAGTAACAGGGTATGCAACTGATTTAATGAGCACGTTACAAGAGTCATTAAAAGCATCATCTGGTATTGATGTAAAAGGCTTAATTGAGAACTTATCTGGAAAAGGCAATGTGAGACATAGCATTGAGGAATTAACAGAAGAAATTAAAAGTCAAAAGAAAGTAGAACAACCGGACACAGAAGAATAATAAGAAGAGTGGAGGGGATTAGTCCTTTCCACTTCTTTTTTTGTTAAAGACTAAAATAAACTGAAACTATTGCTTCCTTATGGCGTCTTAGTATTCAAAAGGAGGTAATGAAAATGAAAAAGGGTATCGTTATTGCACTTTCTCTTGTTTTTACATTCATTGTTGTTGGGTGTCAATCTGAGGTTGAGGAACAAGGTCAAATCGAACAAGAAGAGACAGATTTAGCGGCAGGAGGAATTGAGTTAACTCAACAAATCCAAGGTGTGTTTAAACAAAAGCTTGACGGCGACCAAGTTATCATTGAACACAATGGCACCGAGGAAACATATTCAACAAAGGATGGAGTCGTTGGAGACCTTGACACTGTCCAAGACGGAGAAGCGGTTTATTTTTCATATGGAACGAAAGAAGATGGAACACTTGTGTTAGAAACATTACGATTAGGTGAATAACCAAGGTAGTGATAGAATTTTTGCTGTTGTTGGTTGGTGAGCCTCTCCAAGCTTATAATTTTGAGAGGCTCAAGACCATATCGTGAGGCTTACGGACATGTGTTCCGTTATTTTAATGAAAAGTCATGTATTACAAATGTTAACGGACATACGTTCCGTTATAGTAGTAAAACAGCGAGTTTTTATCGCTCTTTTAGCTAGTTAGCGGAACGTATGTCCGTAAGAAATATAAAAAGAGATGTTTTGCATGAAATAGCGGAATAGAGGTCCGTTAAGATTGAGCACAAGAAAAAAATGCGTTTTTAAGGACATTTTATCCACCGATCATCTTCCAAACTGCTGAACTCCTTTTCTTAAACCGAATGTCCGACTGCAAAATAACCTGGAATAGAAACAGGGAGTGTACCGGATGCTACTACTTCCCCGGCAAGCACTTTGCTTAGCCCTATTTTTGCACCGGTTTCGATTTCATACGTACAAATATATGTACTAATCGATGGGAAACATAAATAGTCATACGGGTTTCTCATCGCACACACCACCGTTTTTTGTTCATTGCCTTTCACTAGAGATTGTAAGAATTCTTTTTGTGTCTGGTTAGCACTAGCATTATAGGTGACGAGAACAATTTGAACAGCGTCTCTACACTTTTTCCTGAGTGCATCTGCGTTCATCGTTGAATATTGGATTTCTTCTATATCCGTTAAGGAAGATAAATATGGCTGCAATGTCATTTGGTTATCGTAAATTTCATCTGCAACAGATGTCGCCTTAATTTCAGGTAAGAGGACAAGCGTTTTGTCGTTTCTCTTAAGAGGAAGTAAGTGATTCTCGTCTTTGACAACGGTAATGCTTTTTTCACTTAATTCCATTGATAGCGCTTGATTTCCAGCCTGTTGAAGTTGTTCTTCTGAGTAAGATTTCGGCTCGTTGAACAGACGCTTTTGTTTTAATGCGAGAATTCTTTCGACCGATTCATCAATACGTTGTTCTGTAATCCGACCAGAGCGAACAGCCTCTACTAAAGCATGTTTCGCTCGTTTTTGGAATTCATACGTATGGCTAAATAACACTAAATCAATGCCTGCTTCTACAGCACGAATGGTCGATTCTTCTACACCATATGTATCAAGAACAGCTTTCATTTCCATGCAATCGGTGACAATAACCCCTGTATATTTCAAATCCTCTCGTAACACGGTCGTGACCATTTTTTTCGATAATGTAGAAGGGATATCTTCTACCGCCGGAAAGCAGACATGTGACACCATAATCGCGTCAACACCAGTTGCAACAGCCTCTTTAAATGGGACGAGCTCAAGCTCTTTAAGTTGTTCATAGCTTTTTTGTACAATCGGGAGACCAAGATGTGAATCAACGGCAGTGTCGCCATGACCAGGAAAATGCTTTGGAACGGCAGAGACGTTTGCTGCTTGATATCCTTCTACAGCTTTTGTTCCAAGCAGCGCTACGTGGTCAGGATCCTCTCCGTAGGAACGGACACCAATAACGGGGTTGTCAGGGTTATTGTTCACATCAATACAAGGAGCAAAATTCATATTTATGCCGATTTGTTTTAATTGGTTTCCTACAACTTCACATAATTGCTTCACACCATCTGGATCATTGGCTGCTCCTAACGCCATATTACCTGGACTCATTGTTACGCCTTTTGTGAGCCTTGTGACCATTCCGCCTTCTTGGTCAATCGTTAAAAATAACGGAATATCACTTTTTTCTTGTAGAGCTTTTGACAGGTGAAATACTTGTTCAGGGTTATTTGTGTTTCGTTTAAAATAACAAACACCACCGATTTTATCTGTTTCGATTAAGTCCATGATTTGTTCATTGGGCGTTAACCCGTCAAAACCAAACATAAACATTTGCCCAATTTTCTCGTCCAATGACATCGTTTTTCGCAAATTCATCGCAATCCCCTACCTTTATTCATTTATTTTTTTATATGGAATATAGCTTTTCCACACGTCATAGCCAAACTTTTGATAGAAATCAACAAGATGGGTCCAGTCAATAAGCATCGTTGTTATTCCACTTTTTTGAAGAGCTACAATCGCAGCATTTACAATGACTTCTCCTAACCCTTGTTTTCGATAAGCAGGATCAATCCCTAAAGGTCCAATGCCTCCAACATGAGGAGTATGGAACAAAGGAGCCCAATTTAAATTCGAACCAATGAGAGGAGAATCTAGTTGATTGTGCCGGACAAAGCCGATGATGTTCCCTTTATCTTTCAGTAATGAAAATTCTTTTCCTGTTCCTCCTGCTTGAAAATAGTCAACTGCTTCATCATGCCAGCGGGAGCCGAAATGCTGTTGTAAAAAAGATAAAAAAGGCTCCTTGTCTTCCAGGCTGGCGAACTGAATTGTGTAAGGACTTTGAATGGAAAGCGATGGCTCTGTCGGGGAATATTCGTTCTTCATATCAAAAACAGGCTCATCTTTTGTATAGCCTCTTTTTTCAAACCATTCATGAACATCGTTCCACTCAAGCGGGATTCCTGGGAAATAATTATACATATCTGTTCCAACAAAAATCGGGAATTGAGAAAAGTCATTTTCTGCTTTTTTAAGCAAAGCTGTTCCAATTCCTTTGTTTCGAAACGCTTTTTTTACAAAAAGAAGATGGATGTAGCAGTTGTTGTTTTGTACTTTGACTAATATAAATCCGACCATTTCGCCATGTTCATTAAAGGCGAAAGAGGAGCTTTGTTTACACAAAGCAGGAAAAGGACTATTTTGAATAAATAACCGGTCAGATATTGGGTAGGTTTTGGAATACTGTTCATTCCAGAGCGACTGACAAACTTTTAAGTTTTCTTCATCAATTGCCGTATATGTAATATGCATATGTCACCTCAAAATAATATAGTGGTAAAGTTGTCTAGATAGGTTATCTTTATTTAGATTGTATCATGACTTGTATAGGTTGTGTTAAGTTTTTGTTTTTCATGAAAAAAACAAGTATAGTAGGAAGCAAGAAAAGGAGGAGTAGATATGAATAGCTACTTAGTTGTATTACATAAAGATGAAGATACAGTATCCTTTATTGATGTTAAAACAAAAGATACCGTGAAAACGATTGAAACGGATTATAATCCTCATGAAGTTGTAATTACCCCTGATGGGAAGAAAACGTATATTGCATGCTCACTAGGAAATAAATTAAATGTCATTGATAACGAAACATTTGAAATAACGCATGTAATTGAGCATCCTGATTTTGATTTCCCGCATGGCTTAGGTATAACGTCAGACGGAAAAAAATTATATGTGGCATCTACGTATAGTGAGAAAGTGTTTGTCATTAACGTAGAAACAGAGGAAGTAGAAAAAGTCATCCCGACAAATCAAACATTTTCACATATGATTGCGTTTTCTCAAGATGAAAAGGTCGCATATATTCCGAATATCGGAAGTAATAATATTACGGTTCTGAACACGGAAACTGATGAAATCATCACCCATTTCCCGGTTGGCAAAGGACCTGAAGGAATTGCGGTTCATCCAAATGGAAAACATTTGTATGTCGCGAACCAAGATGATAATAATTTACTCGTTATCGACCGAGAAACATTAAAAGTAGATTATAAACGAAGAATAGGAGCCGTCCCTGTTCGTCTCGTGTTTTCGCCTAACGGTAAATATGCACTCATACCGAATCGTGAGTCTGGAGATTTATCTATCATTGAAACAGAGCACGAGTTGAAAGGTGAAAAAAGACCGTGGGAAATTAAACGTATTCGTGTAGGGGTCTGGCCTGGTGGAACAGTTTTTAACCGTGAAGGCACGTATGCGTATGTTGCCAATAATAAAACAAATGATATTTCAATTATTAATATGGATACGTTAAAAGTAGAAGGAACGATTGATGTGGGAATCCATCCAGATGGGATTGCTTTTTTAACAAAATAAGAAAAAATACGATAACAGGCTTCTGTTATCGTATTTTTATGGAATGCTCATCAATAATAGAAGTAATTAAATGAAGAGGTGACATTTCACCTTGAGAAAACCACGATACTAATTTTTGTTGAGGTAAAAGAAGTTTCGCTATCATTTCTGCGGAGTAGCCTTTCGCTCGAAGCGATAATGTGCTTGCCGTTAACCGTTCTAAATATTCCTTTTTCGCAATAAAACTTTCTTTTCCGTTTTCAACAATACCAGCATGTCCACAAAAAATGGTTGAAAAATCATGTTTAAGTATGGTTTTTATTGACCGAAGCAAAATCGGGACAGATTCATTTGCCATACCATATAATAATCGTTTTGATAAAAACAAATCACCTGAAAACAGCCATTTTTCCTGTGGTTCCAACAACGCAATATGACCATCACAATGACCCGGTGTAGGAATAACAGTAAAGTGGTAATGGTCTGTTTTTATTTCTGTTTCTAATACAAGACCGTTTGTGTGTTGTACCTTTCCCCATATGAGCCGGCGATAAAAAGGAGTCACAACATCTTGTTCGAGTTGCTTTTTGGTAAGCGGACTCATGTAAACGGGTATATTGTATTTGTCGGCAAGCCATTGCGCATTACCAATATGGTCTTCATGTGAATGGGTAAGAACAATGGCGGTAATTTTTTTGTTTTTTACAAACGCTTCCACTGCTTTTCTAGCTGCTGGCGGCCCTGTATCAATTAAAAGACCATCCACATAATACACACAATATGTAAACGTTCGGCCCAATTTTTTAATAAGTCCTCTAAGGCAAGAAACTGGGCCGAATTGTTGAATTTTTGATACGGAAGACATCGTCATTATCTCCTTTGTCCTGTTAAACTAGATGTATTTTACCATATTGTAAGCTAGAAAGGGAATTTGTTAATTGGTCCGACTGTCTTCAATAATTTGAAATAAATCACCAATGGATAGTCCGCGAACTTCATCAAGTAAGCTATCAAGATTGTTATTTGGAGAAAGGGTACCACGTAGTAGAATTTGTATCGTTTGGTCTTTATCAAATAAAATGGATTGAACGTGTAAAGCATTTGTTAAAATTGCGGCGACGACGGCTAATTGTTGTGGGGTTAACTTGATTTGTTCTTCTTTTGCAAACCTTTGAAAATCTTTAAAATGATTTTTTTTATTTGAATTTTGATGGGACAATGGATTCACCATCCTAAGCAAGTTTTAAAAGAATAGAAACCATCTTGGTCTTGTCGTTGGTGGTTCTCTTAAGGTAGCTCCACTCATAAAGGAAATCGCAAGAAAAATACTAACAACGAGTAGAACCGTTCGTGATATTGGATTCATGTCCAGCCTCCGTTCCGAGCGTAAATCTCTTCTCATTACTGTATGCTTAAATTGAGTGTTAAGTGATTGGTTAGATGACTTGAAATCAGAAAAAGGCAACCTAAAAAGGCTGCTTTAATAGTTGTACTTCATTTTTTTGTAAAACTTGCTCTAACCAGTGTGAACTTTTTTCAAAAAGCTGATGTTCAAATGAATAACTTGAAAAAGTATGATCAGCTTTTTCGATATAAGCAACATCTGTTACAGTCTGTCTGTTTTTTAAGCTGTCATAATATAATTGAGCATTTCCTTTTGGTACATCCTCATCCATTTCTGCATGTACAATAAGGGCCGGTTGTTTATATGATGCTACAGATAAAAGTGGTTCGTGTCGCTTTAAGTCTTGAAAAAATTGCTCACTAATATAAAATCCCTGATAATCATAAACGCCTTCTTTTGCAGCTTTTTTTACGGCAAGTAAGCCAGTGATTCTTGTTATATCTTGATAAGGGTTTGCAACTGGAGACCATAATAATAAGTGTTTAACTCGATTGTCTATAGATGCAGTAAGAGAGGCAACAGCGCCCCCTAAACTATGACCTATGACAGTGATAAGCTCTTTGTTCACTTCAGGTGTTTTTTCAATAAAATCAAGTGCGCTTTGAAGTTCGTGTATTTGATTCGTTAACGTAACATCACTATAATCGCCTTCACTTTCACCACAACCACGAAAATCAAATCGAAACACTATAAAACCTTTTTCTGTAAAATATCTAGCTGCTTTTACAAACAAGCGATGTTCTCCTACTTTGCTTCCGACAAAACCGTGAACAAGAACAATGGCAGGGTATTGCTTATTTTGTTCAAGACTTGGATAATGAATCGCACCAGATAGTAGGGAACTGTTTGAATAAAAAGAAACCAATTTCATCGTCATAGTAGACACCTGCCTATACTATTTTTATTATTCCTATTTGTTTACTTGGTTTTAATTATATTCAGAAATAAATAAACTGTCAACAGAAAATAAAACAGGGACTTGACGGTCAATTACCGTTGCGTCTACGATGAAAAGAGTGAATATATAAATGGGGGCGTAAACCGGATGGAATTTAAGATGAACCGTATGATGGAGCAGTTGCCAGAACAATATTTTGCAAAGCTTGTTGGAAAAGTAAATCAGCTTAAACAACAAGGGGCAGACTTAATTAATTTAGGTCAAGGCAATCCTGATCAGCCAACTCCGGAACATATTGTAAAGAGTTTACAAGAGGGGGCAAACAATCCTAATTTTCATAAGTACTCCCCTTTTCGAGGTTACGGTTTTTTAAAAGAAGCTGTTGCTTCCTATTATAAGCGGGAGTTTAATGTCGATATTGATCCAGAGCAAGAAGTGTGCATTTTATTCGGCGGCAAAGGCGGCTTAATTGAAATAAGTCAATGTTTGCTTAACCCGGGAGATGTTGCGTTAGTGCCAGACCCAGGCTATCCAGATTACTGGTCTGGAGTTGCGTTAGCAGGCGGAAAGATGGAAATGATGCCATTAAAAGCAGAACATGATTTTCTACCTGACTATGAAGCAATTCCACAAAATATAGTAAAACAAGCTAAATTACTATTTTTAAATTACCCGAACAACCCAACAGGGGCAACGGCACCTTTGGCGTTTTATGACGATACGGTTTCGTTTGCTGAAAAAAACAAACTTTGCGTAGTATCAGATTTTGCTTATGGTGCTATTGGATTTGATAAAAAAAAGCCAGTTAGTTTTCTGCAAGCAGAAGGAGCAAAAGACGTCGGAATTGAAATTTATACATTATCAAAAACATTTAATATGGCAGGCTGGCGTGTTGGGTTTGCGGTTGGAAATCAGTCTGTCATTGAGATGCTCAATGTCCTACAAGATCACCTTTACGTTAGTTTATTCGGTGCGATCCAACAAGCAGCGGCTACGGCTTTATTAGAATCCCAGGATTGCGTGGACCAGCTCGTCACTTTATATGAAAAACGTAAAAACCACCTCATCTCCGGTTTGCAATCGATTGGCTGGGATGTAAAGGCGCCACAAGGATCTTTCTTTTCATGGCTACCTTGCCCCAATGGCATGACATCAGACGAGTTTGCGGATTTATTATTACAAAAAGCCCATATTGCGGTTGCACCAGGGCGTGGATTTGGTCAATGGGGAGAAGGGTATGTTCGAGTCGCATTACTTGAGGACCTCGAACGGTTAGAAGAAGTGGTGGCAAGAATTGATAAATTAAAGCTTTTCTAACGAGGAGGTAGGCTTTATGAAATTAGCACTTTACCAAATGGATATTGTTCCAGGTAATCCAGCGGCGAACCGCAATAAGGTGAAGAACTGGGTTGAAGAAGTGATGGCAGCTGAAAATCTGGATATGCTTGTGTTGCCAGAAATGTGGACGACAGCTTATACATTGCCGAACTTGCACACTATGGCAGAATCAGAAAAAAATGAAACAGCCCAATGGTTAGCATCATTAGCAAAAGCCTATAACGTCAATATTATTGGTGGCTCGATAGCGACGATGGAAGATGAGAAAATATATAACAGAGCGCTCGTGTTTAACCGCGTGGGAGATTGTATCCATCAATACGATAAAATGCATTTAGTC
It contains:
- a CDS encoding PspA/IM30 family protein is translated as MFQFFRRMKTLVSSEVNNMIDKAEDPVKMVDEYLREMESEIAEMESTTAKIIAEEKLLARKKEDTAKLADTREEQALKALEESNEDLARRILLEKKRAETEHAEISQLHENSLQQVEDLKTKLNEMKHEYSEMKHKRVTLVARAEAAKAKAQANRLMSSVESGSAKRGFNRMEEKIMRQEAEADASEELRETNQSLDNEIKELDKRTEVDAELARLREKLTQKDETKG
- a CDS encoding flotillin family protein; its protein translation is MEVIMIVVGVVVVILIALIGVFVSKYRTAGPDEALIVTGSYLGKKNVNVDEAGNRIKIVRGGGTFILPVFQQAKPLSLLSSKLDVQTPEVYTEQGVPVMADGTAIIKIGSSIGEIATAAEQFLGKTKADREQEAKEVLEGHLRSILGSMTVEEIYRNREKFSQEVQKVASYDLAKMGLVIVSFTIKDVRDSNGYLDSLGKPRIAQVKRDADIATAEAVKETRIKQAEAEKEAKKSELERATEIAEAEKSNQLKIAEYRQEQDRARARADQSYHLEEARSKQEVTEQQMQIQIIERQKQIELEEKEILRREKQYDSEVKKKADADRYAVEQSAEAEKRKQLAEADANKYRIEAMAKAEAEKIRIDGLARAEAEKAQGESEAEVIRLKGLAEAEAKEKIAEAYEQYGEAAMLDMILQMLPSYAKEIASPLANIDKITVVDTGGNGSNSGANKVTGYATDLMSTLQESLKASSGIDVKGLIENLSGKGNVRHSIEELTEEIKSQKKVEQPDTEE
- the nagZ gene encoding beta-N-acetylhexosaminidase — encoded protein: MNLRKTMSLDEKIGQMFMFGFDGLTPNEQIMDLIETDKIGGVCYFKRNTNNPEQVFHLSKALQEKSDIPLFLTIDQEGGMVTRLTKGVTMSPGNMALGAANDPDGVKQLCEVVGNQLKQIGINMNFAPCIDVNNNPDNPVIGVRSYGEDPDHVALLGTKAVEGYQAANVSAVPKHFPGHGDTAVDSHLGLPIVQKSYEQLKELELVPFKEAVATGVDAIMVSHVCFPAVEDIPSTLSKKMVTTVLREDLKYTGVIVTDCMEMKAVLDTYGVEESTIRAVEAGIDLVLFSHTYEFQKRAKHALVEAVRSGRITEQRIDESVERILALKQKRLFNEPKSYSEEQLQQAGNQALSMELSEKSITVVKDENHLLPLKRNDKTLVLLPEIKATSVADEIYDNQMTLQPYLSSLTDIEEIQYSTMNADALRKKCRDAVQIVLVTYNASANQTQKEFLQSLVKGNEQKTVVCAMRNPYDYLCFPSISTYICTYEIETGAKIGLSKVLAGEVVASGTLPVSIPGYFAVGHSV
- a CDS encoding GNAT family N-acetyltransferase; this translates as MHITYTAIDEENLKVCQSLWNEQYSKTYPISDRLFIQNSPFPALCKQSSSFAFNEHGEMVGFILVKVQNNNCYIHLLFVKKAFRNKGIGTALLKKAENDFSQFPIFVGTDMYNYFPGIPLEWNDVHEWFEKRGYTKDEPVFDMKNEYSPTEPSLSIQSPYTIQFASLEDKEPFLSFLQQHFGSRWHDEAVDYFQAGGTGKEFSLLKDKGNIIGFVRHNQLDSPLIGSNLNWAPLFHTPHVGGIGPLGIDPAYRKQGLGEVIVNAAIVALQKSGITTMLIDWTHLVDFYQKFGYDVWKSYIPYKKINE
- a CDS encoding YncE family protein → MNSYLVVLHKDEDTVSFIDVKTKDTVKTIETDYNPHEVVITPDGKKTYIACSLGNKLNVIDNETFEITHVIEHPDFDFPHGLGITSDGKKLYVASTYSEKVFVINVETEEVEKVIPTNQTFSHMIAFSQDEKVAYIPNIGSNNITVLNTETDEIITHFPVGKGPEGIAVHPNGKHLYVANQDDNNLLVIDRETLKVDYKRRIGAVPVRLVFSPNGKYALIPNRESGDLSIIETEHELKGEKRPWEIKRIRVGVWPGGTVFNREGTYAYVANNKTNDISIINMDTLKVEGTIDVGIHPDGIAFLTK
- a CDS encoding MBL fold metallo-hydrolase, translated to MSSVSKIQQFGPVSCLRGLIKKLGRTFTYCVYYVDGLLIDTGPPAARKAVEAFVKNKKITAIVLTHSHEDHIGNAQWLADKYNIPVYMSPLTKKQLEQDVVTPFYRRLIWGKVQHTNGLVLETEIKTDHYHFTVIPTPGHCDGHIALLEPQEKWLFSGDLFLSKRLLYGMANESVPILLRSIKTILKHDFSTIFCGHAGIVENGKESFIAKKEYLERLTASTLSLRAKGYSAEMIAKLLLPQQKLVSWFSQGEMSPLHLITSIIDEHSIKIR
- a CDS encoding alpha/beta fold hydrolase, with translation MTMKLVSFYSNSSLLSGAIHYPSLEQNKQYPAIVLVHGFVGSKVGEHRLFVKAARYFTEKGFIVFRFDFRGCGESEGDYSDVTLTNQIHELQSALDFIEKTPEVNKELITVIGHSLGGAVASLTASIDNRVKHLLLWSPVANPYQDITRITGLLAVKKAAKEGVYDYQGFYISEQFFQDLKRHEPLLSVASYKQPALIVHAEMDEDVPKGNAQLYYDSLKNRQTVTDVAYIEKADHTFSSYSFEHQLFEKSSHWLEQVLQKNEVQLLKQPF
- a CDS encoding pyridoxal phosphate-dependent aminotransferase, which gives rise to MEFKMNRMMEQLPEQYFAKLVGKVNQLKQQGADLINLGQGNPDQPTPEHIVKSLQEGANNPNFHKYSPFRGYGFLKEAVASYYKREFNVDIDPEQEVCILFGGKGGLIEISQCLLNPGDVALVPDPGYPDYWSGVALAGGKMEMMPLKAEHDFLPDYEAIPQNIVKQAKLLFLNYPNNPTGATAPLAFYDDTVSFAEKNKLCVVSDFAYGAIGFDKKKPVSFLQAEGAKDVGIEIYTLSKTFNMAGWRVGFAVGNQSVIEMLNVLQDHLYVSLFGAIQQAAATALLESQDCVDQLVTLYEKRKNHLISGLQSIGWDVKAPQGSFFSWLPCPNGMTSDEFADLLLQKAHIAVAPGRGFGQWGEGYVRVALLEDLERLEEVVARIDKLKLF